One genomic window of Luteitalea pratensis includes the following:
- a CDS encoding histidine triad nucleotide-binding protein — MSSCLFCRIASADIPAKVIYQDADLVAFEDINPQAPLHCLVIPRRHIGTLNDMTPEDATLVGTMHYRAAQIARERGYADGGFRTVINCNADAGQTVFHIHLHLLAGRRLGWPPG; from the coding sequence ATGTCCAGTTGCCTGTTCTGCCGCATCGCCTCGGCCGACATTCCGGCAAAGGTGATCTACCAGGACGCCGACCTCGTGGCGTTCGAGGACATCAATCCGCAGGCGCCGCTGCACTGCCTCGTCATCCCGCGGCGGCACATCGGAACACTGAACGACATGACGCCGGAGGACGCGACGCTCGTGGGGACGATGCACTACCGGGCAGCGCAGATTGCGCGCGAACGGGGATACGCGGACGGCGGTTTCCGGACGGTGATCAACTGCAACGCGGACGCCGGCCAGACCGTATTCCACATCCACCTGCATTTGCTCGCGGGGCGACGGCTGGGCTGGCCGCCCGGTTAG
- a CDS encoding molybdenum cofactor biosynthesis protein MoaE produces the protein MLLPFAISADPLDLAGVLALAQHRHALQARRDDVEGPGAVVLFVGAVRGRHQGQEVRALTYEAYEPLAVGSFERISGEAAARVPGVVLCIHHRIGTLEVGEPSIVIAAVAAHRAEAYAASRFAIERVKQISPVWKREHLVDGLSWVEGATVDPDDPAPLEEAWRRACP, from the coding sequence ATGTTGCTGCCGTTCGCGATTTCCGCAGATCCGCTCGACCTTGCCGGCGTGCTGGCGCTTGCGCAGCATCGGCACGCGCTGCAGGCCCGCCGCGACGATGTGGAGGGGCCAGGTGCGGTGGTGTTGTTCGTGGGTGCGGTGCGCGGACGTCATCAGGGCCAGGAGGTGCGGGCCCTCACGTACGAAGCCTACGAACCACTCGCGGTCGGATCCTTCGAGCGCATCAGCGGGGAGGCCGCGGCACGAGTGCCGGGCGTGGTGCTCTGCATCCACCACCGGATCGGGACCCTCGAGGTCGGCGAGCCTTCGATCGTGATCGCGGCGGTCGCCGCCCATCGTGCCGAGGCCTATGCCGCGTCGCGATTCGCGATCGAGCGGGTCAAGCAGATCTCGCCGGTGTGGAAGCGGGAACACCTCGTGGACGGCCTGTCGTGGGTCGAGGGGGCCACGGTCGATCCCGATGACCCCGCTCCGCTCGAGGAGGCCTGGAGGCGCGCATGTCCGTGA
- a CDS encoding NUDIX hydrolase encodes MSENESTLEYTGRVFTVTRDRVRLPHGVETVMDIVRHRGSVVLIPMPDEASVILVRQYRHAIGQHVWELPAGSLEPGEDAVAAALRECHEEIGQLATTAERVASLYPSPGYTTEVMHFYKLTGLHVPDHAAEQDEDEHLEPRTFGLGELRALVAAGDITDMKTVAALQWLR; translated from the coding sequence ATGTCCGAGAACGAATCGACCCTGGAATACACCGGGCGCGTGTTCACCGTGACCCGTGATCGCGTCCGTCTGCCGCACGGTGTGGAGACGGTCATGGACATCGTCCGTCACCGCGGATCGGTGGTGCTGATCCCGATGCCCGACGAAGCGTCGGTGATCCTCGTTCGGCAGTACCGCCACGCGATCGGCCAGCACGTCTGGGAGTTGCCTGCCGGCAGCCTGGAGCCGGGAGAGGACGCTGTCGCGGCGGCGCTCCGCGAATGTCACGAGGAAATCGGCCAGCTGGCAACCACGGCCGAACGCGTGGCCTCGCTGTACCCGTCGCCGGGATACACGACCGAGGTGATGCATTTCTACAAGCTGACAGGCCTGCACGTCCCCGATCACGCCGCCGAGCAGGACGAGGACGAGCACCTCGAGCCGCGAACGTTCGGCCTGGGCGAATTACGGGCACTCGTGGCCGCCGGCGACATCACGGACATGAAGACCGTGGCGGCGTTGCAGTGGCTGCGGTGA
- a CDS encoding RluA family pseudouridine synthase, translating into MHEFDEDDEFDPDDAIGDATEGGRTVSVEIGEDEANQRADQALAALLAGLSRSQVQRLIKEGQVRVGAAVDAEGEPPGRVLTKASEVLPPGTVLSVTLPEPVASEAAPEDIPLDILFEDEQLIVVNKAAGMVVHPAAGHATGTLVNALLHHVQDLSGVGGTLRPGIVHRLDKGTSGVMVVAKNDVAHAELARQFHDREVEKEYVALVWGLVHSGRRIEAPIGRDQHSRQKMTTRARRARSAVTRVTWALHLPGVSLIRVAIHTGRTHQIRVHLSSVGHAICGDATYGGIPRRIAPHLKALSSLQRPFLHAERLVFMHPTERRRMEFEAPLPEDLHHVLEQLDAAVARFGYKTLQNP; encoded by the coding sequence ATGCACGAGTTCGACGAGGACGACGAATTCGATCCCGACGACGCAATCGGCGACGCCACGGAAGGCGGACGAACGGTCTCGGTGGAGATCGGCGAGGACGAGGCCAATCAGCGCGCCGACCAGGCCCTTGCCGCGCTGCTCGCGGGTCTGTCGCGATCGCAGGTGCAGCGGCTGATCAAGGAGGGGCAGGTGCGCGTCGGCGCGGCGGTCGATGCGGAGGGAGAACCGCCGGGACGGGTCCTCACCAAGGCCAGCGAGGTGCTGCCGCCCGGAACAGTGCTCAGCGTGACGCTGCCGGAGCCCGTGGCCTCCGAAGCCGCGCCAGAGGACATCCCGCTCGACATCCTGTTCGAGGACGAGCAACTGATTGTCGTCAACAAGGCCGCGGGCATGGTCGTGCACCCGGCAGCGGGACACGCGACCGGCACGCTCGTGAATGCCTTGCTGCACCACGTGCAGGACCTCAGCGGCGTCGGCGGGACCCTGCGTCCGGGCATCGTGCACCGGCTCGACAAGGGCACGTCGGGCGTGATGGTGGTTGCGAAGAACGATGTGGCCCATGCGGAACTGGCGCGCCAGTTCCACGACCGCGAAGTCGAGAAGGAGTACGTCGCGCTGGTGTGGGGACTCGTCCACAGCGGCCGTCGCATCGAGGCGCCAATCGGGCGCGACCAGCACTCGCGGCAGAAGATGACGACACGGGCGCGGCGTGCCAGGTCCGCCGTGACGCGCGTCACGTGGGCGCTGCACCTGCCGGGCGTCTCGCTCATTCGCGTGGCCATCCATACCGGCCGCACGCACCAGATCCGCGTGCATCTCAGCTCGGTCGGACACGCGATCTGTGGCGATGCCACGTATGGCGGGATCCCGCGGCGCATTGCGCCGCACCTGAAGGCGCTGTCGTCGCTGCAGCGGCCCTTCCTGCACGCCGAGCGGCTCGTCTTCATGCACCCCACGGAGCGGCGGCGCATGGAGTTCGAGGCGCCGTTGCCCGAGGATCTGCATCACGTGCTCGAGCAGCTCGACGCCGCCGTCGCACGCTTCGGCTACAAGACGCTGCAGAACCCGTAA
- the ileS gene encoding isoleucine--tRNA ligase, which yields MADWKNSVNLPRTDFPMKANLQVAEPAAIARWESMDLYGQIARARAGRPKYVLHDGPPYANGQIHIGHAMNKILKDFVVKSKSMAGFDAPYVPGWDCHGLPIELQVDKELGSKKRDMSLADIRRACRAYAERHVAEQCADFKRLAVFGDWEHPYLTMRYEFQAAIVRALGRCVEDGLVYKGKKPVYWCISDRTALAEAEVEYANHSSPSIYVEFKLDPRDAAALAARVPALGGRDVSVLIWTTTPWTIPSNLAIAFQPGFDYAAYDADGRLVIVAEALADATFAKVGRVPGEPAARMQGAVFDRIRFVHPLYGRESLGVLADYVTLEQGTGAVHTAPGHGADDFNTGQRYGLETYAPIGPSGEFLDSVELFGGLKVWDANPKVVEALRERGALWFSEKHEHQYPHCWRCHKPLIFLATPQWFIEMDHDGYREKALEAVTRVEWLPPWGEERLHNMLANRPDWCISRQRAWGVPIPAVTCTTCRESMLTTALTTRAADVFAQHGADAWYERPIGEFLPDGLSCAHCGGTSFERERDILDVWFDSGTSHEAVLAVRPDLQWPADMYLEGSDQYRGWFQSSLLVALGTRGDAPYRSVITHGFVVDEDGRKMSKSRGNNVVPQQVIEQSGAEVLRLWVAMVDYTEEVRLGKQILARTVEAYRKIRNTVRYLAANMYDFDPSTDLVAHADLLEVDRYALARYADAAVKMRAAYDRFDFQTIFHELNRLAVVDLSAFYFDVSKDRLYTFGAASQARRSAQTAMYLMADGLARLLAPILPVTADELWRVLPGTREPSVHMTLFAEGVEAWQDDALVSRYATRLEIRDLVNAKLEEQRQAKVIGTSLEAAITVAGTGRFADVLNGLGPDEVAAFCIVSEATVAAPAADQPADSLVVTVRRAAGEKCQRCWRYVAGIAAAATVEGLCDRCVDALGLGSDAA from the coding sequence ATGGCCGACTGGAAGAACTCCGTCAACCTGCCCCGCACCGACTTCCCCATGAAGGCCAACCTGCAGGTGGCCGAACCGGCGGCGATTGCCCGCTGGGAATCCATGGACCTGTACGGGCAGATTGCGCGCGCGCGCGCCGGGCGGCCGAAGTACGTGCTGCACGACGGGCCGCCGTACGCCAACGGCCAGATCCACATCGGGCACGCGATGAACAAGATCCTCAAGGACTTCGTCGTCAAGTCGAAGTCCATGGCCGGCTTCGACGCCCCATACGTGCCGGGCTGGGATTGTCACGGCCTGCCCATCGAGCTTCAGGTGGACAAGGAGCTCGGATCGAAGAAGCGCGACATGAGCCTGGCCGACATCCGGCGCGCGTGTCGCGCCTATGCCGAACGCCATGTGGCGGAACAGTGCGCCGATTTCAAGCGGCTCGCCGTCTTCGGCGACTGGGAGCACCCGTACCTGACGATGCGGTACGAGTTCCAGGCAGCGATCGTCCGCGCGCTCGGCAGGTGCGTCGAGGATGGACTCGTCTACAAGGGCAAGAAGCCCGTGTACTGGTGCATCTCCGACCGCACTGCCCTCGCCGAGGCTGAGGTCGAATACGCGAACCATTCGTCGCCGTCGATCTATGTCGAGTTCAAGCTGGACCCACGTGACGCCGCGGCTCTGGCCGCCCGCGTGCCGGCGCTCGGCGGCCGCGACGTGTCCGTGCTCATCTGGACTACGACCCCGTGGACGATCCCGTCCAACCTGGCGATCGCGTTCCAGCCCGGGTTCGACTATGCGGCGTACGACGCCGACGGCCGCCTCGTCATCGTCGCCGAGGCGCTGGCCGACGCCACGTTTGCCAAGGTCGGTCGTGTCCCCGGCGAACCGGCCGCGCGCATGCAGGGCGCGGTCTTCGATCGGATCCGCTTCGTGCACCCGCTCTACGGGCGCGAGTCGCTCGGTGTCCTGGCCGACTACGTCACGCTCGAGCAGGGCACGGGAGCGGTGCACACCGCGCCTGGCCACGGCGCCGACGACTTCAACACCGGCCAGCGCTATGGCCTCGAGACGTACGCGCCGATCGGGCCGTCCGGCGAGTTCCTCGACAGCGTCGAGCTGTTTGGCGGACTGAAGGTGTGGGACGCCAACCCGAAGGTGGTCGAGGCGCTACGCGAGCGCGGCGCGCTGTGGTTCAGCGAGAAGCACGAGCACCAGTATCCGCATTGCTGGCGTTGCCACAAGCCGCTGATCTTCCTGGCGACGCCACAGTGGTTCATCGAGATGGACCACGACGGCTACCGCGAAAAGGCGCTCGAGGCGGTCACGCGCGTCGAGTGGCTGCCGCCCTGGGGCGAGGAGCGGCTCCACAACATGCTCGCGAACCGGCCGGACTGGTGCATCTCGCGTCAACGCGCGTGGGGTGTGCCGATCCCGGCCGTCACGTGCACGACGTGTCGCGAGTCGATGCTCACCACGGCGTTGACCACCCGCGCGGCGGATGTCTTCGCGCAGCACGGCGCCGACGCCTGGTACGAGCGGCCGATCGGGGAGTTCCTGCCCGACGGCCTCAGCTGCGCGCATTGTGGCGGCACGTCGTTCGAGCGGGAGCGCGACATTCTCGACGTCTGGTTCGATTCCGGGACCAGCCACGAGGCGGTCCTCGCTGTCCGCCCTGATCTGCAGTGGCCGGCCGACATGTACCTCGAAGGCAGCGACCAGTACCGCGGCTGGTTCCAGAGCTCGCTGCTGGTCGCGCTCGGCACGCGTGGCGATGCGCCGTATCGGTCAGTGATCACACACGGATTCGTCGTCGACGAGGATGGCCGCAAGATGTCCAAGTCGCGCGGCAACAACGTCGTGCCGCAGCAGGTGATCGAGCAGAGCGGCGCGGAAGTGCTCCGGCTGTGGGTGGCGATGGTCGACTACACGGAAGAAGTGCGCCTCGGCAAGCAGATCCTGGCGCGCACCGTGGAGGCGTACCGCAAGATCCGCAACACGGTGCGCTATCTCGCCGCCAACATGTACGACTTCGATCCGTCGACGGACCTGGTGGCGCACGCCGATCTGCTCGAGGTCGATCGGTACGCGCTCGCCCGCTACGCCGATGCGGCGGTGAAGATGCGCGCCGCGTACGACCGGTTCGACTTCCAGACGATCTTCCACGAGCTCAACCGCCTCGCCGTGGTGGACCTCAGCGCGTTCTACTTCGACGTCTCCAAGGATCGACTGTACACGTTCGGCGCGGCATCGCAGGCGCGCCGCTCGGCGCAGACGGCGATGTACCTGATGGCCGACGGCCTGGCACGGCTGCTCGCGCCGATCCTGCCCGTGACCGCCGACGAACTCTGGCGGGTGCTGCCCGGCACACGCGAACCGTCGGTGCACATGACGCTGTTTGCCGAGGGCGTCGAGGCCTGGCAGGACGACGCGCTCGTGAGTCGCTATGCGACGCGACTCGAGATCCGCGACCTGGTGAACGCGAAGCTCGAGGAGCAGCGGCAGGCGAAGGTGATCGGGACGTCGCTCGAGGCGGCGATCACGGTGGCGGGCACCGGCCGCTTCGCCGACGTGTTGAACGGACTCGGCCCGGACGAGGTCGCCGCCTTCTGCATCGTGAGCGAGGCGACGGTGGCAGCACCAGCGGCGGACCAGCCGGCCGATTCGCTCGTCGTAACGGTGAGGCGTGCCGCCGGCGAGAAGTGCCAGCGCTGCTGGCGGTACGTCGCCGGCATCGCCGCCGCGGCCACCGTCGAAGGCCTGTGTGATCGCTGCGTCGATGCGCTTGGCCTGGGAAGCGACGCGGCATGA
- the thiD gene encoding bifunctional hydroxymethylpyrimidine kinase/phosphomethylpyrimidine kinase: MATALTIAGSDSGGGAGIQADLKTFAALGVFGTSALTAITAQNTTGVRDMVMVPTAMVVAQIAAVLEDIGAGAIKTGMLGTPEIVEAVARLLRDRGAGPLVVDPVMIAKSLDRLLSEDAVSVLIRDLLPLAAVVTPNAPEAEALTGRTVRTEAEAREAARHLHDLGPRAVIVKGGHLDTPDVVDVLFDGHEFHEARGPRHVTRNTHGTGCTFAAAIAAHLSLGHDLPEAFRRSRIYLDGAIRHAPGLGHGAGPVDHFWNVERRTPSA; encoded by the coding sequence ATGGCTACGGCACTCACAATCGCGGGCAGCGACTCCGGCGGCGGCGCCGGCATCCAGGCAGACCTGAAGACGTTCGCCGCGCTGGGCGTGTTCGGCACCAGCGCCCTCACCGCCATCACGGCCCAGAACACCACCGGGGTTCGTGACATGGTCATGGTGCCGACCGCGATGGTCGTGGCGCAGATCGCGGCCGTGCTCGAGGACATCGGCGCCGGCGCCATCAAGACCGGCATGCTGGGCACTCCCGAGATTGTCGAGGCAGTCGCGCGGTTGCTCAGGGATCGCGGCGCTGGCCCGTTGGTCGTCGACCCCGTGATGATCGCCAAGAGCCTCGACCGCCTCCTCTCCGAGGATGCCGTCTCCGTCTTGATCAGGGATCTGCTGCCACTGGCAGCGGTCGTGACCCCCAATGCGCCTGAGGCGGAAGCACTGACGGGGCGAACCGTTCGCACCGAGGCGGAGGCCCGCGAGGCGGCGCGCCACCTGCACGACCTGGGACCTCGGGCCGTCATCGTCAAGGGCGGCCACCTCGACACCCCCGATGTCGTCGACGTGCTGTTTGACGGCCATGAGTTCCACGAGGCACGCGGCCCGCGCCATGTGACTCGAAACACGCACGGCACCGGCTGCACCTTCGCCGCGGCCATCGCCGCCCATCTCTCGCTCGGCCATGACCTGCCGGAGGCGTTCCGTCGGTCCCGGATCTACCTCGATGGCGCCATCCGCCACGCGCCCGGCCTCGGCCACGGGGCGGGTCCGGTCGACCATTTCTGGAACGTCGAGCGCCGAACGCCGAGCGCCTGA
- the lgt gene encoding prolipoprotein diacylglyceryl transferase → MFPKLFDIGPLTVYSYGVLLAAAYLGGLQFALVRARNRGLDAARVMDLGIYIIVSALVGAKLLLVIVDADHFLREPADLLSLARSGGVFYGGLILAVVVGLWYVRKHQLPTWRVADVIAPGIAFGHVVGRIGCFLAGCCYGHETTVPWAVTFTNPLAQENVGTPLGVPLHPTQLYEAGAEAIILGLLLAVEHKGRPFPGRTFWGYMLVYGLSRFVIEFFRGDPRGMVLPNISTSQFISLLIVPLSVAMLYWLSRRDRGAVSVSAPSARPRTAKA, encoded by the coding sequence ATGTTCCCGAAGCTGTTTGACATCGGCCCGCTGACCGTCTACTCGTACGGCGTGCTGCTGGCTGCGGCGTACCTCGGTGGCCTGCAGTTCGCCCTGGTGCGCGCGCGCAACCGCGGCCTGGACGCGGCGCGGGTCATGGACCTCGGCATCTACATCATCGTGAGCGCGCTCGTCGGCGCCAAGCTCCTGCTGGTGATCGTCGATGCGGACCACTTCCTGCGCGAGCCGGCGGACCTGCTGTCGTTGGCCCGATCGGGCGGGGTGTTCTACGGCGGGCTGATCCTCGCCGTGGTGGTCGGGCTGTGGTACGTGCGCAAGCACCAGTTGCCGACCTGGCGGGTGGCCGACGTGATTGCGCCAGGAATCGCATTCGGCCATGTCGTCGGCCGAATCGGCTGCTTCCTGGCCGGCTGCTGCTACGGACACGAGACGACTGTGCCATGGGCCGTGACCTTCACCAATCCGCTCGCACAGGAGAACGTCGGCACACCGCTCGGTGTGCCACTGCACCCCACGCAGCTCTACGAGGCTGGCGCCGAAGCGATCATCCTGGGGCTGCTGCTCGCAGTCGAGCACAAGGGACGGCCGTTCCCCGGGCGGACCTTCTGGGGCTACATGCTCGTGTACGGCCTCTCCCGCTTCGTGATCGAGTTCTTCCGTGGCGACCCGCGCGGGATGGTGCTCCCCAACATCTCGACCTCGCAGTTCATTTCCCTGCTGATCGTGCCGCTGAGCGTCGCGATGCTGTACTGGTTGTCGCGGCGCGATCGCGGCGCCGTCTCCGTCTCGGCGCCGTCGGCCCGCCCTCGCACGGCAAAGGCGTAG
- the prfA gene encoding peptide chain release factor 1, translating into MLDKLASVEAQYNYLMGLIADPAVQADAQAYRTHTKTLSELQELVDAYRSLKSLEEQLAQARELVAGGDADMAALAREELADLEPRHATLLEHVKFLLIPKDPNDAKNVVLEVRGGTGGEEAALFAAELFRMYARYAERQGWRFEVMSTSDADAGGMKEGIATIEGKQVYSHLKYESGVHRVQRVPATEASGRIHTSTATVAVLPEAEEVDIQINDKDLRIDTFCSSGPGGQSVNTTYSAVRITHIPTGTVVSQQDEKSQIKNRAKAMKVLRSRLYEMEMRKQQDAIAKDRKSQVGTGERSEKIRTYNFPQSRITDHRVNFTTHQLGGAMDGDLHELIDQVTTFYRSELLKDASRTEAVDA; encoded by the coding sequence ATGTTGGACAAGCTCGCGTCGGTCGAGGCGCAATACAACTACCTGATGGGCCTCATCGCCGACCCGGCGGTGCAGGCCGACGCGCAGGCGTACCGGACCCACACCAAGACCCTGTCGGAACTGCAGGAACTGGTGGACGCGTACCGGTCGCTGAAGTCGCTCGAAGAGCAGCTGGCGCAGGCGCGTGAGCTGGTCGCCGGCGGCGACGCGGACATGGCGGCGCTCGCGCGCGAGGAACTCGCCGACCTGGAGCCCCGGCACGCGACGCTGCTCGAGCACGTCAAGTTCCTGCTGATCCCGAAGGACCCCAACGACGCCAAGAACGTCGTCCTCGAAGTGCGGGGCGGGACCGGCGGCGAGGAAGCGGCGCTGTTTGCCGCGGAGCTGTTCCGCATGTATGCGCGCTACGCGGAGCGCCAGGGCTGGAGGTTCGAGGTCATGTCCACCAGCGACGCCGATGCCGGCGGCATGAAGGAAGGCATCGCGACGATCGAGGGCAAGCAGGTCTACAGCCACCTGAAGTACGAGAGCGGCGTGCATCGCGTGCAGCGTGTCCCCGCGACCGAGGCCAGTGGCCGCATCCACACCTCGACGGCGACCGTGGCGGTGTTGCCGGAGGCCGAGGAAGTCGACATCCAGATCAACGACAAGGACCTGCGCATCGACACGTTCTGCTCCAGCGGGCCCGGTGGCCAGAGCGTCAACACGACCTATTCGGCGGTGCGCATCACGCACATCCCGACCGGGACCGTCGTGTCACAGCAGGACGAGAAGTCGCAGATCAAGAACCGCGCGAAGGCGATGAAGGTGCTGCGCTCGCGACTCTACGAGATGGAAATGCGCAAGCAGCAGGACGCGATTGCCAAGGACCGCAAGAGCCAGGTCGGCACCGGCGAGCGATCCGAGAAGATCCGGACCTACAACTTCCCACAGAGCCGGATCACCGATCACCGGGTGAACTTCACCACCCACCAGCTCGGCGGGGCCATGGACGGCGACCTGCACGAACTGATCGATCAGGTCACCACGTTCTACCGCTCGGAACTGCTGAAGGACGCGAGCCGCACCGAAGCGGTGGACGCCTGA
- the lspA gene encoding signal peptidase II — translation MTPAAVASPGRLAGADAAPWKRPEVWGTVLLVVCDQLSKLLVLQRIGLHETVTVIPGLLNLTYVRNTGAAFGMLNAHDFAYKPVLVAALAILALLGILWYARKFAGDAWPARYGFVLIVGGAVGNLIDRVTLGFVVDFVDVYFGTWHFWAFNVADAAISIGAILFAADTLFSRRHVPEAV, via the coding sequence ATGACGCCAGCGGCGGTGGCATCTCCGGGCCGGTTGGCGGGTGCCGATGCGGCGCCCTGGAAGAGGCCTGAAGTCTGGGGCACCGTGCTGCTCGTCGTGTGTGACCAGTTGAGCAAGCTGCTCGTCCTGCAGCGGATCGGGCTGCATGAAACGGTCACGGTGATACCGGGGTTGCTGAACCTCACGTACGTGCGCAACACAGGTGCCGCGTTCGGGATGCTCAACGCGCATGATTTCGCCTACAAGCCGGTCCTCGTGGCCGCGCTGGCGATCCTCGCGCTGCTGGGCATCCTCTGGTATGCCCGAAAGTTCGCCGGCGACGCCTGGCCGGCACGCTACGGATTCGTGCTGATCGTCGGCGGCGCCGTGGGTAACCTCATCGACCGTGTGACGCTGGGTTTCGTCGTGGACTTCGTCGACGTGTACTTCGGCACCTGGCATTTCTGGGCCTTCAACGTCGCCGACGCGGCGATCAGCATCGGAGCCATCCTGTTCGCGGCCGACACCCTGTTTTCGAGGCGCCATGTTCCCGAAGCTGTTTGA
- a CDS encoding SDR family oxidoreductase — protein sequence MRYVDRVVVVTGGSRGIGEGIVRAFVAEGARVIAVSNDREGGAALAAALGPTCAHACADVRSEDALAATLADVLDAHGRLDCLVNNAGTHLAHRPIDAITPEQLRGLLELNFVSQFVACRLALPALRRSSGCIINMASLVASIGQEHAVDYVATKGAIVAFTRALAIDEARHGVRVNSVSPGNIDTPLWRSFADASADPKAMREEGAAAQWLPRLGTIDEVGRLCVYLAAEATYTTGVDHVISGGAELGYGRKTPNA from the coding sequence GTGCGTTACGTGGATCGCGTGGTCGTGGTGACGGGCGGCTCGCGCGGCATCGGTGAGGGCATCGTCCGGGCCTTCGTCGCCGAGGGTGCACGCGTGATCGCGGTCTCGAACGATCGCGAGGGCGGCGCGGCGCTGGCCGCCGCACTCGGCCCGACCTGCGCCCACGCCTGCGCCGACGTGCGGAGCGAAGACGCGCTCGCCGCGACGTTGGCCGATGTGCTCGACGCGCACGGCCGGCTGGACTGTCTCGTCAACAACGCCGGCACGCACCTCGCGCACCGACCCATCGACGCGATCACGCCCGAGCAATTGCGTGGCCTGCTCGAACTCAACTTCGTGAGCCAGTTCGTGGCGTGTCGCCTGGCGCTGCCGGCACTGCGCCGCTCGAGCGGCTGCATCATCAACATGGCGAGCCTCGTCGCTTCGATCGGCCAGGAACATGCCGTGGACTACGTCGCCACCAAGGGCGCCATCGTCGCCTTCACCAGGGCGCTCGCGATCGACGAGGCGCGGCACGGCGTCCGCGTCAACAGCGTCTCGCCCGGCAACATCGACACGCCATTGTGGCGGTCGTTCGCGGACGCGTCAGCAGATCCGAAGGCGATGCGCGAGGAGGGCGCGGCCGCGCAATGGCTGCCGCGGCTCGGCACGATCGACGAGGTTGGTCGACTGTGCGTCTACCTGGCCGCCGAAGCGACCTACACCACGGGCGTCGATCACGTCATCTCGGGCGGGGCGGAGCTGGGCTACGGGAGGAAAACGCCTAACGCCTAA
- a CDS encoding MoaD/ThiS family protein has translation MSVTVRLFARLREIAGTDELSRPVGAPATVADVWQGMTGEWPALTPYAGSLSCAVNAQYARMTTAVQDGDEVAFLPPVSGG, from the coding sequence ATGTCCGTGACGGTGCGGTTGTTTGCCCGCCTGCGTGAGATTGCCGGCACCGACGAACTGAGTCGTCCGGTCGGTGCACCGGCAACCGTGGCCGACGTATGGCAGGGGATGACGGGGGAATGGCCAGCCCTGACGCCCTACGCCGGCAGCCTGTCGTGCGCCGTCAACGCGCAGTACGCGCGCATGACGACGGCCGTTCAGGACGGAGATGAGGTCGCGTTCCTTCCGCCGGTCTCCGGCGGGTAG
- the prmC gene encoding peptide chain release factor N(5)-glutamine methyltransferase — protein sequence MRRAVAAARARLLAAGLDQRHAHLDPEVLARHVLQWDRATWITRADEPASSEFLSAFDVLIARRAAREPVAYIIGTREFYGRDFLVNPDVLIPRPESELIIDYALQRVPASGFVRVVDVGTGSGALGLTLACERPAWHVEVTDVSAAAIAVARRNARAFNVADRMTFLIGDLLEPTMGLFDVIVSNPPYVARRDAPGMMPDVRDHEPHVALFGGQDGMDIPRRLLSQAAERLAPGGWMAMEFGYGMQEPVEHAAREAGLEIQEVLEDLQGIARTLVAGR from the coding sequence GTGCGTCGCGCCGTCGCTGCCGCCCGGGCCCGCCTGCTCGCGGCCGGCCTGGACCAGCGCCACGCCCACCTCGACCCCGAGGTGCTCGCGCGCCACGTCCTGCAGTGGGATCGCGCCACCTGGATCACGCGCGCCGACGAGCCGGCCTCGTCCGAATTCCTCTCGGCCTTCGACGTGCTGATCGCGCGCCGCGCGGCGCGCGAACCGGTGGCCTACATCATCGGGACGCGCGAGTTCTACGGCCGCGACTTCCTCGTCAACCCGGACGTCCTCATTCCGCGGCCCGAGTCCGAGCTCATCATCGACTACGCCCTGCAACGTGTCCCGGCAAGCGGGTTCGTGCGTGTCGTGGACGTGGGGACGGGCAGTGGCGCCCTCGGCCTGACGCTCGCCTGCGAACGGCCGGCATGGCACGTCGAGGTGACCGACGTCTCTGCCGCGGCGATCGCGGTAGCCCGCCGGAATGCCCGCGCGTTCAACGTTGCGGATCGGATGACGTTCCTGATCGGCGACCTGCTCGAGCCGACGATGGGGCTGTTCGACGTGATCGTCTCGAACCCGCCGTACGTGGCGCGGCGAGACGCGCCGGGCATGATGCCCGACGTCCGCGATCACGAACCGCATGTGGCGTTGTTCGGGGGGCAGGACGGCATGGACATCCCGCGCCGGCTGCTGTCGCAGGCGGCCGAACGGCTGGCGCCCGGCGGCTGGATGGCGATGGAGTTTGGCTACGGAATGCAGGAACCGGTGGAGCACGCCGCGCGCGAGGCCGGTCTCGAGATCCAGGAAGTACTGGAGGATCTCCAGGGTATTGCCCGGACACTCGTCGCTGGCCGCTGA